Proteins encoded in a region of the Mucilaginibacter sabulilitoris genome:
- a CDS encoding Gfo/Idh/MocA family protein, translated as MKTKIALLGTGEWWGWHHARILAEHPDVDFCAIMGRNPERTQARANEFNVRSYTGIDKMLANEKPDLVSVCLGNKDHYEPTMALIKAGVPLFVEKPLVFDMKEADALIEEAEKRKLFFALNFNHRWALPIEKAHQAIKEGKLGNIVYATWRFGGEGPECHQWENLIETQCHGFDMLEHLCGPIDSIAMHASDAANKGFSSYAISLHFSNAAVGGMTGSYDTSYAYPLTHFLEINGTKARITVEDTVKKYSFQEVGNETAEVWQAGYFNDKDRMFHYAFDKHFNDMLKAFRAGQEPPVNARMGRRALRLAKAAIESFEKNIIVKVTPEY; from the coding sequence ATGAAAACTAAAATAGCATTATTAGGTACGGGCGAATGGTGGGGATGGCACCATGCAAGGATATTAGCAGAACACCCCGATGTTGATTTTTGTGCAATAATGGGCCGCAACCCGGAAAGGACCCAAGCACGGGCAAATGAGTTTAACGTAAGAAGTTATACCGGTATTGATAAAATGCTGGCGAATGAAAAGCCCGATTTAGTTAGCGTGTGCTTAGGTAATAAAGATCATTATGAACCTACTATGGCCCTTATCAAAGCAGGCGTTCCGCTTTTTGTAGAGAAACCGTTGGTTTTTGACATGAAAGAGGCCGACGCGCTGATAGAAGAGGCTGAAAAAAGAAAGTTGTTTTTCGCCCTCAATTTTAACCATCGCTGGGCTTTACCAATTGAAAAGGCTCACCAGGCTATTAAAGAGGGGAAGCTGGGCAATATTGTGTACGCCACCTGGCGCTTTGGCGGCGAAGGCCCCGAATGTCATCAATGGGAAAACCTTATAGAAACACAATGCCATGGTTTTGACATGCTGGAACATCTTTGCGGGCCAATAGATTCTATCGCCATGCATGCCTCAGATGCTGCGAACAAGGGTTTCAGTTCATACGCCATCTCCCTGCATTTCAGCAATGCGGCAGTTGGCGGTATGACCGGCAGTTATGATACCTCATATGCCTATCCTTTAACCCATTTTCTGGAAATAAACGGAACAAAAGCACGTATTACTGTAGAAGATACCGTTAAAAAATATAGCTTTCAGGAAGTGGGTAATGAAACCGCCGAAGTATGGCAGGCGGGATATTTTAATGATAAGGACAGGATGTTCCATTACGCGTTTGACAAGCATTTCAACGATATGCTGAAAGCTTTTCGTGCAGGGCAGGAACCGCCTGTTAACGCCAGAATGGGACGTCGTGCGCTACGACTGGCCAAGGCTGCAATTGAGTCGTTCGAAAAAAATATCATTGTAAAGGTTACACCAGAGTATTGA
- a CDS encoding HAD family hydrolase yields the protein MKHTKAILFDLDGTLIDSEICHYKCWNSLLALFGKHLEYDVYMKYYSGVALKVNAQKLIEKYRLDITLDEMAEKREAMMLDTFESEDIKQMPYADEIVAHFNQLNVPLVLVTSSSTAEVAVILKKIRIKNVFRHIITRNDVSHAKPHPEPYTRAIQLLGYKPQDCIVIEDTKTGIDSAKSAGITCIAVQPGFTKEFQSTCNADALFEHLKDVQQYISKNYVLESAFC from the coding sequence ATGAAACACACCAAAGCGATCCTCTTTGATCTTGACGGAACCCTCATTGATTCTGAAATATGTCACTATAAATGCTGGAATTCCTTATTAGCCCTGTTTGGCAAGCATCTGGAATACGATGTTTACATGAAATATTATTCAGGCGTAGCTTTGAAAGTAAATGCTCAAAAGCTTATTGAAAAATACCGGCTGGATATAACGCTTGACGAAATGGCCGAAAAGCGCGAAGCTATGATGCTTGATACTTTTGAGTCGGAAGATATTAAGCAAATGCCTTACGCCGATGAAATAGTTGCACATTTTAACCAATTAAACGTCCCGCTGGTGCTGGTAACTTCCAGTTCAACAGCCGAAGTAGCGGTTATCTTAAAAAAGATCCGGATCAAAAACGTTTTCCGGCATATTATAACCCGCAACGATGTGAGCCATGCCAAACCACATCCGGAGCCTTACACCCGCGCTATACAATTGCTTGGCTACAAACCCCAGGATTGCATTGTTATTGAAGACACTAAAACAGGTATTGATTCGGCAAAGTCGGCAGGTATTACCTGTATAGCTGTGCAGCCGGGTTTTACAAAAGAGTTCCAGTCCACATGCAATGCTGACGCATTGTTTGAACATTTGAAAGATGTGCAGCAGTACATCAGTAAAAACTACGTTTTAGAAAGCGCTTTTTGTTAG
- a CDS encoding alcohol dehydrogenase catalytic domain-containing protein — MSNENLIQEIPEKADFARFLGKQKIDFVQRVVPQPGPGQLLLKNMANSLCGSDFPFLYNGNTEISPGHEIAGIVVKAGENTSTSAGTRGIVFLMGYCGKCRNCKQGNTNQCLDKQADYGFTHDGGYGSYSVINENVFFPIPDDVSYTQGTLLLDIMGTGGHAIKRAQLVHQSPVSMIVLGAGPIGLGILAMAKIMYGNDFPVLISDVVDYRLDLAKKLGGLPVNLNNGSLADSAAKHGFKEVDIAIDSSGKEVARRSALDLLAQRGTLICVGHGEGLQLKISPDLIATERAILGSEYFSYNELKGNLELYLKNRDYLDQIITHTYPILELEEAFRIFVERNSGKVIVEY; from the coding sequence ATGTCAAACGAGAATTTAATTCAGGAAATTCCAGAGAAAGCGGATTTCGCAAGATTTTTAGGAAAGCAAAAAATCGACTTTGTACAAAGAGTCGTTCCGCAGCCGGGCCCGGGTCAGTTGCTATTAAAAAACATGGCCAATTCATTATGCGGTTCAGATTTTCCATTCCTTTATAACGGCAATACGGAAATATCGCCGGGCCATGAAATTGCCGGAATTGTTGTAAAAGCCGGTGAAAATACCTCAACAAGCGCAGGCACCCGTGGTATAGTTTTTTTAATGGGTTATTGCGGCAAATGCAGAAACTGCAAACAAGGGAATACCAACCAATGCCTTGACAAACAAGCTGATTATGGTTTTACTCATGATGGGGGCTACGGTTCATATAGCGTGATCAATGAAAATGTTTTTTTCCCGATACCTGATGATGTATCATATACTCAGGGAACCTTATTGCTTGATATAATGGGCACCGGCGGCCATGCTATAAAAAGGGCACAGCTTGTTCATCAGTCGCCGGTATCCATGATTGTACTTGGGGCCGGTCCCATCGGACTTGGTATCCTGGCAATGGCGAAGATTATGTATGGGAATGATTTCCCGGTTCTGATTTCAGATGTTGTAGACTATCGCCTTGACCTTGCAAAGAAGCTTGGCGGCTTGCCTGTTAATTTAAATAATGGTTCACTTGCCGACAGCGCCGCTAAACATGGTTTTAAAGAAGTAGATATCGCCATCGATTCCAGCGGTAAGGAAGTGGCCCGGCGCTCGGCATTGGATTTACTTGCTCAGCGGGGTACATTAATTTGTGTTGGTCATGGTGAAGGTCTGCAGCTAAAAATATCTCCCGATCTTATTGCAACCGAACGCGCCATTTTGGGCAGCGAATATTTCAGCTATAATGAACTTAAAGGTAACCTGGAACTGTACCTGAAAAACAGGGACTATTTAGATCAGATTATTACCCATACCTATCCCATTTTAGAACTGGAAGAAGCATTCAGGATTTTTGTAGAGCGTAATTCAGGAAAAGTAATAGTTGAATATTAA